From Pseudoalteromonas sp. DL-6, one genomic window encodes:
- a CDS encoding YkgJ family cysteine cluster protein: MKTQSMACRLGCGACCIAPSISSPIPGMPNGKKAGERCIQLDERNLCKLFGDESRPKVCSDFSATLDVCGTTNEQALTLITELEQLT; the protein is encoded by the coding sequence ATGAAAACACAATCAATGGCGTGCCGTTTAGGCTGCGGAGCATGTTGTATTGCGCCAAGTATTAGCTCGCCAATACCAGGTATGCCAAACGGTAAAAAGGCCGGAGAACGTTGTATTCAGCTGGATGAGCGTAATTTATGTAAGCTATTTGGTGATGAGTCACGCCCAAAAGTGTGCAGTGATTTTAGCGCCACGTTAGATGTATGCGGAACGACCAATGAACAAGCATTAACGTTAATTACCGAGTTAGAGCAATTAACCTAA
- a CDS encoding nitroreductase family protein translates to MTHPIIRDLESRHTAKRYDASKRISQDDLAVLYDAMRLSPSSINSQPWKFIVIESEAAKERMHSTFANKFQFNQPHIKAASHIILFAHNPQYTRENYGQVIDADIKNGRTQTENREQAFGAFAFVDLNTDEQGNNAAWTKAQTYIALGNTMHAAARLGIDTTPMEGVDAQLIGEEFANELDGYVCDVALALGYHDAEEDYNAKLPKSRLSKEQIIQVL, encoded by the coding sequence ATGACTCACCCTATTATTCGCGATCTTGAAAGCCGCCATACCGCTAAACGTTACGATGCTTCCAAGCGTATTTCTCAAGACGATTTAGCGGTATTATATGACGCGATGCGTCTTTCTCCTTCGTCTATTAATTCACAGCCTTGGAAATTTATTGTGATTGAATCTGAAGCCGCAAAAGAGCGTATGCACAGTACCTTTGCTAATAAATTTCAATTTAATCAACCACACATTAAAGCGGCGTCGCACATCATTTTATTTGCTCATAATCCACAATACACCCGTGAAAATTATGGCCAAGTAATTGATGCTGATATAAAAAATGGTCGAACTCAAACAGAAAACCGTGAGCAAGCTTTTGGCGCCTTTGCATTTGTTGATTTAAATACCGATGAGCAAGGCAATAATGCCGCCTGGACCAAAGCACAAACCTACATTGCTTTAGGCAATACTATGCATGCAGCAGCACGCTTAGGGATTGATACCACTCCTATGGAAGGCGTTGATGCACAACTGATTGGCGAAGAGTTCGCAAACGAGTTAGACGGCTATGTGTGTGATGTAGCACTTGCGCTGGGTTACCATGACGCTGAAGAAGACTACAATGCTAAATTGCCAAAATCACGTTTAAGCAAAGAACAAATTATTCAGGTTTTATAA
- a CDS encoding efflux RND transporter periplasmic adaptor subunit gives MATKKQIILPIAVLVGGIGLAAGFSAMKKPPEEKPVQDTRPLVAAQPVHLDAITLDVKSYGIVQPKDRTELIAQVSGQVISVAGQFVEGAFVKQGDILARIDPNDYEADLIEAQAGLAQASSALEIERAQAHVAKAEWERIKADSSDITASALYLRKPQLAEKMARYRSAQASVKRAKRNLERTYIKAPYDAIINERSISLGSVVNPGNSFGSLSSTEVAEVRLPVTDKELQYLNKGGIGATVKFNAQYAGKETTWQAKVVRSEGVIDQKSRMSYLVAQLQTPYEGAQPLRFGSYINATIEGRAVNGAIVVPHHLVKNNKIAVLNDDLTLSFKTLNIIREQDGMVIANQGLAEGEQLITSALEYPTEGMAVKIEDTVTKPDVTQLALKGE, from the coding sequence GTGGCGACTAAAAAACAAATAATACTTCCTATCGCAGTCCTTGTTGGTGGCATTGGCCTCGCAGCAGGCTTTTCTGCAATGAAAAAACCACCAGAAGAAAAACCAGTACAAGATACTCGCCCTTTGGTTGCAGCACAACCAGTTCATCTTGATGCAATTACCCTCGATGTGAAATCGTACGGTATTGTGCAACCAAAAGACCGTACTGAGCTAATTGCTCAGGTAAGTGGCCAAGTTATTTCAGTTGCAGGACAATTTGTTGAAGGTGCCTTTGTAAAGCAAGGTGACATTTTAGCACGAATTGATCCAAATGATTACGAAGCTGATTTAATTGAAGCTCAGGCAGGCCTTGCCCAAGCAAGCTCAGCACTCGAAATTGAACGCGCGCAAGCGCATGTTGCTAAAGCCGAATGGGAACGCATTAAAGCCGACTCAAGTGATATCACCGCCTCTGCGCTGTATTTGCGTAAACCGCAATTAGCCGAAAAAATGGCGCGATATCGCTCAGCACAAGCGAGTGTAAAACGTGCTAAACGTAATTTAGAACGCACTTATATTAAAGCCCCCTACGATGCGATTATAAACGAGCGTAGCATTAGTTTAGGCTCGGTAGTTAATCCTGGTAATAGCTTTGGTTCTCTTAGCTCAACTGAGGTTGCCGAGGTGCGTCTACCGGTTACCGATAAAGAGCTGCAATACCTTAATAAGGGTGGCATAGGTGCAACAGTTAAGTTTAATGCGCAATATGCAGGTAAAGAAACCACATGGCAGGCTAAAGTGGTTCGCAGCGAAGGTGTGATTGATCAGAAAAGCCGTATGAGCTATTTGGTTGCTCAGCTTCAAACCCCGTATGAAGGGGCTCAGCCACTTCGTTTTGGCTCATACATTAACGCTACTATTGAAGGCCGCGCCGTTAATGGCGCTATTGTAGTCCCTCATCATCTGGTTAAAAATAATAAAATTGCAGTGCTAAACGATGATTTAACTCTGTCATTTAAAACACTCAATATTATTCGCGAACAAGATGGCATGGTCATCGCAAATCAAGGCTTAGCAGAGGGAGAGCAACTAATTACTTCTGCACTTGAATACCCAACCGAAGGAATGGCAGTAAAAATAGAAGATACAGTGACAAAGCCAGACGTTACTCAACTTGCGTTAAAAGGAGAGTAA
- a CDS encoding efflux RND transporter permease subunit, with the protein MTTTDEKGLIAWFARNPVAANLIMIFVLIGGLLTALTIRKQAFPQFESNWVSIQAIYPGAAPQEVEEGITIKIEENLEGTEGIKRLITYSNRGYAQAWVEIEEKYDAKEALDEIKAQVDSINTFPAGMERPVVQRDKFQQEVMILALYGDMSYYQLKELGNDIKDELQNLPHVNLVDFYSGLDYEIGIEISPDKLREYGLTFRDVSNAVQSFSTNMSAGQIRSDTGYISMRVEKQAYRGGEFEKLPLITLPDGAQIKLGDVATINDGFEEGLLYSKYNGKNSLTFEVDASKDQDITVVAKVLKKYLADKADQLPAGVKLSPIVDLTYYLEGRLDMMVDNMVWGGILVMLVLALFLPLRLAFWVMMGLPVSFLGAFLFMPIGFLDITINMVSLFAFIIVLGIVVDDAIVVGESASAEIEKHGHSLNNVIRGVKRVAMPATFGVLTTIAAFLPQAMASGPSAAFSKAIGVVIILCLIFSLIESKLILPAHIAAMNPRKPNPKNPLHKLRNAVDCGLKHFVEHYYTPFIGRCIHYRYTVIIGFLCILIVSAGLFAGGMVKFVPNPKIPHDFPRISLEMNLASSEQATLETARKIENVLLSVDKELEQQYGQSMIRDLSVSLRGRTNASIMAILVEPHLRPIDTFELSTMWREKMPPLPGLKTLTIQDSIFGGGRDDGDVSFRLEGKNADELKEVSSKLKAKLQSMEGVGDVNDSLQSATDEVQLDLKPLAYSMGLTLADVASQVSFSYYGLEAQRILREGEEIKVMIRYPQSERNSISNIQDTRIITPAGAEVSLSEIAIVKLVDGVSSIRRENSNRTVNVWAAVNSDEVEPFAIAQEIRDVYLPALLKNYPGVKSNVAGRIQEEMESANEQLRDFAISLMIIFALLAIPLRSYSQPLIIMSVIPFGVVGAMFGHMALGMTMSGLSMFGIIAVAGIVVNDSLVMVDFVNKARAEGVAIKEAVMQAGARRFRAILLTSVTTFIGVMPIIMETSLQAKIVIPMAVSLAFGVLFATVITLILIPCQYVALEDTKRLVRKWRGKDPIVDGQPATTNS; encoded by the coding sequence ATGACCACAACTGATGAAAAAGGGTTAATTGCGTGGTTTGCGCGTAACCCCGTTGCTGCTAACCTAATCATGATTTTTGTCTTGATTGGCGGGTTGTTAACCGCGCTGACAATTCGTAAACAAGCCTTTCCTCAATTTGAAAGTAACTGGGTAAGTATACAAGCTATTTACCCTGGTGCTGCACCACAAGAGGTGGAAGAAGGCATTACTATAAAAATTGAAGAAAACCTCGAAGGTACTGAGGGTATAAAGCGTTTAATCACTTATTCTAACCGAGGCTATGCACAAGCCTGGGTTGAGATTGAAGAAAAATATGACGCCAAAGAAGCGCTTGATGAAATAAAAGCGCAAGTAGATTCAATTAATACGTTTCCTGCAGGTATGGAGCGCCCTGTTGTTCAGCGTGACAAGTTTCAACAGGAAGTAATGATACTCGCGCTTTATGGTGATATGAGTTATTACCAATTAAAAGAGCTTGGCAATGATATTAAGGATGAATTACAAAACCTTCCTCACGTAAACCTTGTTGATTTTTACAGTGGCTTAGACTACGAAATTGGCATTGAAATTAGCCCTGATAAACTTCGCGAATACGGACTCACGTTTAGAGATGTATCTAATGCGGTACAAAGCTTTTCTACTAATATGTCGGCGGGGCAAATTCGCTCTGACACTGGCTACATCTCGATGCGTGTCGAAAAGCAAGCCTATCGTGGCGGCGAATTTGAAAAGTTACCGCTAATTACATTACCAGACGGTGCTCAAATTAAATTAGGCGATGTAGCCACTATTAATGATGGCTTTGAAGAAGGCCTACTTTACTCTAAATACAATGGTAAAAATTCATTAACGTTTGAAGTTGATGCCTCAAAAGATCAAGACATTACCGTTGTCGCTAAAGTTCTTAAAAAATACCTAGCCGACAAAGCCGATCAACTTCCTGCAGGCGTTAAGCTCTCACCCATCGTTGATTTAACCTACTACCTTGAAGGCCGACTCGACATGATGGTCGATAATATGGTGTGGGGCGGTATTTTAGTTATGCTGGTATTAGCGCTATTTTTACCACTTAGATTAGCGTTTTGGGTAATGATGGGCCTCCCAGTGTCTTTCTTAGGGGCATTCTTATTTATGCCTATCGGCTTTTTAGACATTACTATTAATATGGTGTCTTTATTCGCCTTTATTATTGTTCTGGGGATTGTGGTTGATGATGCCATCGTAGTAGGTGAGTCGGCCAGTGCTGAAATTGAAAAACATGGGCACTCACTTAACAACGTTATTCGTGGTGTAAAACGTGTTGCCATGCCAGCGACCTTTGGTGTACTTACCACTATTGCTGCATTTTTACCTCAAGCAATGGCTTCAGGCCCAAGCGCTGCGTTTTCGAAAGCAATTGGCGTTGTGATTATTTTATGCTTAATTTTTTCATTGATTGAATCAAAACTAATTTTACCTGCACACATTGCAGCAATGAACCCGCGTAAGCCTAATCCTAAAAATCCATTACACAAATTACGTAATGCAGTTGATTGTGGCTTAAAGCATTTTGTTGAACATTATTACACTCCATTTATCGGTCGTTGTATCCATTATCGCTATACCGTGATTATTGGCTTTTTATGTATTTTAATTGTCAGTGCAGGACTCTTTGCCGGTGGTATGGTTAAATTTGTACCAAACCCTAAAATTCCGCATGATTTTCCGCGCATATCGCTAGAAATGAACCTTGCCTCTTCTGAGCAAGCCACGCTTGAAACAGCGCGTAAAATAGAAAATGTATTACTGAGCGTCGACAAAGAACTAGAGCAGCAGTATGGCCAATCTATGATCCGTGATTTGTCTGTTAGTCTGCGTGGTCGTACTAATGCGAGTATTATGGCCATTTTAGTAGAGCCTCACTTACGCCCAATCGATACCTTTGAGCTAAGCACTATGTGGCGTGAAAAAATGCCGCCGCTACCGGGGCTTAAAACTCTCACCATTCAAGATAGTATTTTTGGTGGTGGTCGTGATGATGGCGACGTTAGCTTTAGACTCGAAGGAAAAAATGCCGACGAGCTAAAAGAAGTATCTAGCAAACTAAAAGCTAAGTTACAAAGTATGGAAGGCGTGGGTGATGTAAATGACTCACTACAGAGTGCCACCGACGAAGTACAACTTGATTTAAAACCACTTGCTTACAGTATGGGCTTAACCCTTGCTGATGTGGCCTCTCAAGTAAGCTTTAGTTATTACGGTCTTGAAGCACAGCGTATTCTGCGTGAAGGTGAAGAAATCAAAGTAATGATTCGCTACCCACAAAGCGAGCGTAACTCAATAAGCAACATCCAAGATACGCGTATTATCACCCCTGCGGGCGCTGAAGTTTCTTTAAGTGAAATAGCTATAGTCAAGCTAGTTGACGGCGTAAGCAGTATCAGACGTGAAAACTCAAACCGTACTGTCAATGTGTGGGCTGCGGTCAATAGTGACGAAGTAGAGCCATTTGCCATTGCACAAGAAATTCGTGATGTTTACTTACCTGCACTGCTTAAAAACTACCCTGGTGTAAAAAGTAATGTTGCTGGGCGTATTCAAGAAGAGATGGAAAGTGCTAATGAACAACTACGTGATTTTGCAATCTCATTAATGATTATTTTTGCGCTACTGGCCATCCCGCTTCGCTCATACTCTCAGCCACTGATCATTATGTCGGTGATCCCATTTGGTGTTGTGGGTGCTATGTTCGGTCATATGGCTTTAGGTATGACCATGAGCGGGCTATCAATGTTCGGCATTATCGCTGTGGCCGGTATAGTGGTTAATGATTCACTTGTTATGGTGGATTTTGTAAACAAAGCCCGTGCAGAAGGTGTGGCAATAAAAGAAGCGGTAATGCAAGCCGGAGCGCGACGTTTTAGAGCGATATTACTAACCTCAGTCACTACTTTTATTGGCGTAATGCCGATTATTATGGAAACCAGTTTACAAGCAAAAATTGTAATACCTATGGCAGTATCACTCGCCTTTGGTGTGCTGTTTGCCACAGTAATAACGCTTATTCTTATACCGTGTCAGTATGTTGCGCTTGAGGATACAAAACGTCTGGTCCGCAAATGGCGCGGTAAAGACCCTATCGTCGATGGCCAACCAGCAACGACCAATAGTTAA
- a CDS encoding S66 peptidase family protein, protein MANIQYPAPLKVGSKIAVCSLSAGIKSKYHPRLDIVINGLKHRGYQVVEGEFLRQNEPRTQLTAKQHAKQLMEFLLDDEIDAIMPPMGGELAMEILPLLDFSAIKNAKPKWLVGYSDVSTIACALTAKCNWATLHSANLIQLHPDEKDPYCLQIFESLSYEANSEFEQASSTYHQHSKPDYAQNPSALFDHSVPTQWQCLNYTDKRSIEMSGRLFGGCLDTVGLLLDSPFLALHEFKKHNASQGIVLYLESAELTPATVARFLLSLKLAGMFDDINGVIIGRHVTLQGQDPGFDYRQGLNAAFGGCLFPVIIDADIGHIPPNLNLINGALCTFTADVEHGKVTNASVVTKLA, encoded by the coding sequence ATGGCAAATATACAGTATCCAGCACCTTTAAAGGTGGGTTCTAAAATCGCCGTGTGTTCTTTATCTGCGGGGATCAAATCAAAATACCATCCACGGTTAGATATCGTCATTAATGGCTTAAAACATCGAGGTTATCAGGTTGTGGAGGGGGAGTTTTTACGGCAAAACGAACCGCGAACTCAGCTTACAGCAAAGCAGCATGCTAAGCAGTTAATGGAGTTTTTATTAGATGATGAAATAGATGCAATTATGCCGCCAATGGGCGGTGAACTAGCAATGGAAATATTGCCGCTGCTTGATTTTAGCGCAATTAAAAATGCCAAACCTAAATGGTTAGTGGGTTATTCAGATGTCAGTACGATTGCTTGTGCACTGACAGCAAAATGTAACTGGGCAACACTGCATAGCGCTAATTTGATTCAATTACACCCTGATGAAAAAGACCCATATTGTTTACAAATATTTGAAAGCCTAAGTTATGAAGCTAACAGTGAGTTTGAGCAAGCCTCCTCGACTTACCATCAACATAGCAAGCCTGATTACGCACAAAACCCGAGTGCATTATTTGATCATAGCGTACCTACCCAGTGGCAGTGTTTAAATTATACCGATAAGCGCAGTATCGAAATGTCAGGGCGGTTGTTTGGTGGGTGTCTTGATACGGTTGGATTATTGTTAGATTCACCATTTTTAGCTTTGCATGAGTTTAAAAAGCATAATGCATCGCAAGGTATTGTGCTTTATTTAGAAAGTGCCGAGCTCACGCCAGCGACCGTTGCACGGTTTTTATTGTCACTTAAATTGGCGGGTATGTTTGATGATATAAACGGGGTGATTATTGGTCGTCATGTGACCTTACAGGGGCAAGATCCAGGGTTTGATTATCGCCAAGGCTTAAATGCCGCTTTTGGCGGGTGTTTATTTCCGGTGATCATAGATGCCGATATTGGCCACATTCCCCCTAATTTAAATTTAATTAATGGTGCATTATGCACTTTTACCGCAGATGTTGAGCATGGCAAAGTGACCAATGCGTCTGTGGTCACAAAACTAGCATAG
- a CDS encoding dienelactone hydrolase family protein, translated as MTSPQSEHIPQEAFDWYDEYAHGLIDRRTFMKKLGGLAALGFSMTVLTGALLPNYAQAEQVSFNDDDIKATYQEFDSPDGHGSGKGYLVVPKNTQGKLPVVLVIHENRGLNPYVKDVARRLAKAGFIAFAPDALHPLGGYPGNDDEGRAMQRTLDRTKIQNDFVAAAHFLKAQPNSNGKLGAVGFCFGGYIVNYLASVDSNLLSAGVPFYGTPASESLHKNIKAPLMIQLGELDKRVNATWPEYEQSLKANNVEFTMHMYEGANHGFHNDSTGRYDEKNAELAWQRTLAFFKNHLS; from the coding sequence ATGACATCCCCTCAGTCTGAACACATTCCTCAAGAAGCATTTGATTGGTATGACGAATACGCTCATGGTTTAATTGATAGACGCACGTTTATGAAAAAGCTCGGCGGCTTAGCCGCATTGGGCTTTTCAATGACGGTGCTTACAGGTGCATTATTACCTAATTACGCTCAAGCTGAGCAGGTCTCATTTAACGACGATGACATAAAAGCCACTTACCAAGAATTTGATTCGCCTGATGGCCATGGTTCGGGCAAAGGCTATTTAGTGGTTCCAAAAAATACACAAGGCAAGCTACCTGTTGTATTAGTAATTCACGAGAATCGCGGCTTAAATCCGTATGTAAAAGATGTTGCAAGGCGACTGGCTAAAGCCGGCTTTATTGCCTTTGCCCCTGATGCGTTGCACCCACTGGGTGGCTACCCAGGCAACGACGATGAAGGTCGAGCCATGCAACGTACCCTTGATCGCACTAAAATACAAAATGATTTTGTAGCCGCTGCGCACTTTTTAAAAGCACAGCCAAATAGTAATGGTAAATTAGGCGCCGTTGGTTTTTGTTTTGGTGGCTATATTGTTAATTATTTAGCCTCAGTAGACAGTAACTTATTGAGTGCGGGCGTGCCCTTTTATGGCACACCTGCAAGTGAAAGCTTACACAAAAATATAAAAGCGCCGTTAATGATTCAATTAGGTGAACTTGATAAACGGGTTAACGCTACATGGCCTGAGTATGAGCAAAGCTTAAAAGCTAACAATGTTGAGTTCACCATGCATATGTATGAAGGTGCAAACCATGGTTTCCACAATGACTCAACTGGCCGTTACGATGAAAAAAATGCCGAACTTGCTTGGCAGCGAACCTTGGCGTTTTTTAAGAACCATTTAAGTTAA
- the greA gene encoding transcription elongation factor GreA gives MQSIPMTVRGAKLLRDELNELKTVTRPKIVSDIADAREHGDLKENAEYHAAREQQGFCEGRIQEIEAKLSNMQMIDVTKMPNTGRVIFGTTVTIVNVETDAEVKYQIVGDDEADIKSNLISVNSPIARGLIGKQADDAVIIKTPKGDVEYEIIEVEYI, from the coding sequence ATGCAATCAATTCCAATGACAGTTCGTGGCGCAAAATTATTGCGCGATGAGCTTAACGAATTAAAAACTGTTACCCGTCCAAAAATTGTATCTGATATTGCTGATGCACGTGAACACGGTGACTTAAAAGAAAATGCTGAGTATCACGCTGCGCGTGAGCAACAGGGTTTTTGTGAAGGCCGTATTCAAGAAATTGAAGCAAAACTTTCAAACATGCAGATGATTGACGTAACAAAGATGCCTAATACAGGCCGAGTGATTTTTGGTACTACAGTAACCATCGTTAATGTTGAAACCGACGCTGAAGTTAAATATCAGATTGTTGGCGATGATGAAGCAGATATTAAAAGTAATTTAATTTCTGTTAATTCACCGATTGCTCGCGGCTTAATTGGCAAACAAGCGGATGACGCTGTGATTATCAAAACGCCAAAGGGTGATGTAGAGTACGAAATCATTGAGGTTGAGTATATTTAA
- a CDS encoding LysR family transcriptional regulator — MQIDDLKLILKVAECRSITLAAAKLDMRTATASAAIKRVESALGCELFIRTTRHLRLSSAGERYIPQCEQALAVLETARQNLKGEHDAIEGELRVATSSDLGRNLVIPWIDDIMDKYPSVSLRTHISDSNIDFFRDSVDIALRYGSPSDSSVYGFKICNVPRLLCATPTYLAKYGEPDHPDDLAQHHGLFYQLQDIINNVWEFTDGQKKYKVKMQGRRASNDGDLVRRWCVAGKGLAVKSALDIADDLLNKRVVTVMPNYQHTQGELWLICPSRQSITPAVRLLRDVCREKTAHLLNQLVKQGIVDKRVLINE, encoded by the coding sequence ATGCAGATTGATGACTTAAAACTTATTTTAAAAGTAGCTGAGTGTCGAAGCATTACGCTAGCAGCAGCCAAGTTAGATATGCGCACAGCAACGGCCAGTGCTGCTATTAAGCGTGTAGAGTCAGCACTTGGCTGTGAATTATTTATTAGAACAACTCGCCATTTGCGTTTATCCAGTGCAGGGGAGCGATACATCCCCCAATGCGAACAAGCGCTGGCTGTGCTTGAAACGGCAAGGCAAAACCTTAAAGGAGAACATGACGCCATTGAAGGCGAATTACGAGTAGCTACCTCATCTGATTTAGGCCGTAACTTAGTGATCCCTTGGATTGATGACATTATGGATAAGTACCCAAGTGTGAGTTTGCGCACGCACATTAGCGATAGTAATATCGATTTTTTTCGTGATTCGGTTGATATAGCACTGCGTTATGGCTCCCCAAGTGATAGCAGTGTTTATGGGTTTAAAATTTGCAATGTACCGCGACTACTTTGTGCTACGCCAACTTATTTAGCTAAATATGGTGAGCCAGATCACCCGGATGATTTAGCGCAGCATCATGGGTTATTTTATCAGCTGCAAGATATTATCAATAATGTGTGGGAATTTACCGACGGGCAAAAAAAATACAAAGTAAAAATGCAGGGTAGACGAGCTTCAAACGATGGCGATTTAGTCAGACGTTGGTGTGTTGCAGGTAAAGGTTTAGCGGTTAAATCAGCGTTAGATATTGCAGATGACTTATTAAATAAACGCGTTGTTACTGTGATGCCTAACTATCAGCACACCCAAGGTGAGCTTTGGCTCATTTGCCCAAGTAGGCAATCGATTACTCCCGCTGTACGACTATTGCGTGATGTGTGCAGAGAAAAAACCGCTCACTTATTGAATCAGCTAGTAAAGCAGGGGATTGTTGATAAACGTGTATTAATTAACGAGTAA